From a region of the Sporanaerobacter acetigenes DSM 13106 genome:
- a CDS encoding phage holin family protein, with product MDNNDNNNRTKDTKNTSVGEVLLRILITAIIVGVAALLTPGFSINGIWSLIIASIVIALLDYFIQKIAGVDASPFGRGITGFIISAIILYVTKFIVPGFNISVWGAIIGALIIGILDAIIPGRAM from the coding sequence ATGGATAATAATGACAACAACAACAGAACCAAAGACACTAAAAATACTAGTGTAGGAGAAGTACTTTTAAGAATTCTTATCACTGCCATAATAGTGGGAGTAGCAGCACTACTTACTCCGGGATTTTCAATAAATGGAATATGGAGTCTCATTATAGCATCTATTGTGATTGCTCTTCTTGATTACTTTATACAAAAGATTGCAGGAGTAGATGCCTCGCCTTTTGGGAGAGGAATTACAGGTTTTATCATTTCAGCAATCATATTATATGTTACAAAATTTATAGTTCCTGGATTTAACATATCCGTATGGGGAGCCATAATAGGAGCTTTAATCATAGGTATTTTAGATGCTATTATTCCCGGAAGAGCCATGTAG
- a CDS encoding DUF1858 domain-containing protein, whose product MEITKDMLIGEIVRNKPEAIETLLRFGMGCIGCPSSQMESLEEAAMVHGIDLEELLRALNQ is encoded by the coding sequence ATGGAAATAACAAAAGATATGTTGATAGGCGAAATAGTTCGCAATAAACCAGAAGCTATTGAAACTCTTTTGAGATTTGGTATGGGTTGCATAGGTTGCCCATCAAGCCAAATGGAATCACTAGAAGAAGCAGCTATGGTTCATGGTATAGATCTTGAAGAACTTCTAAGAGCTTTAAATCAATAA
- a CDS encoding iron-containing alcohol dehydrogenase: protein MNLKNFYSVNAIFGEGTIEHLQKIEKNHIAILMGGKSQQSVVDAITDKFDKLGKEWRIVGNIKREPHMEDIEKPLKEVIDFKPDCILAIGGGSVMDSAKAIWIFYEYPNLKWDDVILPNPVPKLGNKAILIAIPTTSGTGSETSSCAVVVDKKKMEKKLIISQNILPTLAILDTQLACTMPKHVAANSGMDAFTHALESATSNMNNSIVQRISLVTLLDIFKYLPTSINGAKDSKEFKEAREKIHIASYLAGIAINNAGTGLAHIFDQVGPKLNIPHGLTCAILLPYTIEFTEEHPFYLELAKVLGYKEEKGYARFLAQKIIELNKSVGIPPSFSEMGIGEKEYLEAMKEDIETSINSGGLQFAAKVPTYEDAEKFMLKAYYGK from the coding sequence ATGAATTTGAAAAATTTTTATAGTGTTAATGCTATTTTTGGAGAAGGTACTATAGAACATTTGCAAAAGATAGAAAAAAACCATATAGCTATCTTAATGGGAGGGAAAAGTCAACAGTCTGTGGTAGATGCTATAACAGACAAATTTGATAAATTAGGCAAAGAATGGCGAATAGTTGGAAATATAAAAAGAGAACCTCATATGGAAGATATTGAAAAGCCATTAAAAGAGGTAATAGATTTTAAACCAGATTGCATATTAGCCATAGGTGGTGGTTCTGTAATGGACAGTGCCAAGGCTATTTGGATATTTTATGAATATCCAAATCTTAAATGGGATGATGTAATACTTCCAAATCCAGTGCCTAAATTGGGAAATAAAGCTATACTCATAGCTATTCCTACAACCAGTGGAACAGGTTCTGAAACCAGTAGCTGTGCTGTAGTAGTAGATAAGAAAAAAATGGAGAAAAAATTAATAATAAGCCAAAATATTTTACCAACATTAGCCATATTAGATACACAACTGGCGTGTACTATGCCTAAACATGTAGCAGCTAATAGCGGGATGGATGCCTTCACTCATGCATTAGAATCAGCAACAAGTAATATGAATAATTCAATAGTTCAAAGAATATCTTTAGTAACACTTTTAGATATATTCAAGTATTTGCCAACATCAATAAATGGAGCTAAAGATTCAAAAGAATTTAAAGAAGCAAGAGAAAAAATTCATATAGCATCTTATTTAGCGGGAATAGCAATAAACAATGCAGGAACAGGTTTAGCTCATATTTTTGATCAAGTAGGACCCAAATTAAATATTCCCCATGGACTTACTTGTGCAATACTTCTTCCTTATACAATTGAATTCACAGAAGAACATCCATTTTATCTTGAATTGGCCAAAGTTTTAGGATATAAAGAAGAAAAAGGGTATGCTAGATTTTTAGCCCAAAAAATAATTGAATTAAATAAATCTGTAGGAATACCACCAAGTTTTAGTGAAATGGGAATAGGTGAAAAAGAATATTTGGAAGCTATGAAGGAAGATATAGAAACTTCTATAAATTCTGGGGGATTACAATTTGCGGCAAAAGTACCTACTTATGAAGATGCTGAAAAATTCATGCTAAAAGCATATTATGGAAAATAA
- a CDS encoding zinc-dependent alcohol dehydrogenase, translating to MNQKMKAAVITEVNKVELLDVKKPTPGEGEILVNIKACALCTWEQRTFSGVLKMPLPFLGGHEMSGVIEEVGEGINLEQYPIGQKVSLRTLYSCGSCYYCRQGKENMCIEAGKPVVDKHKEIWGPGGLGEYLVVTPKEIFKLPNDLPFEYGALTEPLACVVNSVEQGKVELGEDVVVIGAGIMGLLHVMVCKLRGARVILSEPSVERRKIAEELGADATFDPTKEDLVEKVKSLTEGKGANVVFNTTPIAAVAQQAINAVGKLGRVVMYSSIHPDKPIEVSPQWLHSKQVEITGAVSPTIKSFQTSSILLSKRLIVPEKLITAKYPIEEAQAAFELAVKPDSYRVIVTQK from the coding sequence ATGAACCAAAAAATGAAGGCAGCAGTCATAACAGAAGTAAATAAAGTAGAATTGTTAGATGTGAAAAAACCAACTCCAGGAGAAGGAGAAATATTAGTTAATATAAAAGCTTGTGCTCTATGTACTTGGGAACAAAGAACTTTTTCAGGAGTATTAAAAATGCCTCTACCATTTTTAGGTGGTCATGAAATGAGTGGAGTTATTGAAGAAGTAGGAGAAGGAATAAATTTAGAACAATATCCAATAGGACAAAAAGTATCATTAAGAACTCTATATTCTTGTGGAAGTTGCTATTATTGTAGACAAGGCAAAGAAAATATGTGTATAGAAGCAGGTAAACCAGTAGTTGACAAACACAAAGAAATTTGGGGGCCTGGTGGATTGGGAGAATATTTAGTAGTGACCCCAAAAGAAATATTCAAACTTCCTAATGATTTACCTTTTGAATATGGTGCTTTAACTGAACCTTTGGCATGTGTAGTAAATAGTGTAGAACAAGGGAAAGTTGAATTGGGAGAAGATGTAGTGGTAATAGGTGCAGGTATCATGGGTTTACTTCATGTAATGGTATGTAAACTTAGAGGAGCTAGAGTTATATTGAGTGAACCAAGTGTTGAAAGAAGAAAAATAGCTGAAGAATTAGGAGCAGATGCAACTTTTGACCCAACAAAAGAAGATCTTGTAGAGAAAGTTAAGAGTTTGACTGAAGGAAAAGGTGCAAATGTAGTATTCAATACTACACCTATTGCAGCAGTAGCACAACAAGCAATAAATGCAGTTGGGAAATTGGGAAGAGTAGTAATGTATAGTTCAATACATCCAGACAAACCAATAGAAGTTAGCCCTCAATGGCTTCATAGCAAACAAGTAGAAATTACTGGTGCAGTAAGCCCTACTATCAAATCTTTCCAAACTTCATCAATATTGTTGTCAAAGAGATTGATAGTGCCTGAAAAATTAATTACAGCTAAATATCCAATAGAAGAGGCTCAGGCTGCTTTTGAATTAGCAGTTAAACCTGATTCTTATAGAGTTATTGTTACTCAAAAATAA
- a CDS encoding class I fructose-bisphosphate aldolase — protein MKRRLNNIFKSDGKSIVLAIDHGGAFNVLPELNNTGEIIEKCKESGIDAILTTYGIVTSYQKEIGDLGIILRADGGVSQLAKTRDKSVEVLYSVETALRIGADGMLCMGFPGASNEDTTLKGLARLVAEANEWNMPIGAEMLPRGFEPAEDSRTPENVAFACRLGAEIGADFIKTDYTGDKESFKKVVEGCYKPVLVLGGSKAKEDRDLLQMIKDSMDAGARGVIIGRNIWRRPDPGKVCAAINAIVHENAEVEEALKLL, from the coding sequence ATGAAAAGAAGATTAAACAATATTTTTAAAAGTGATGGCAAATCGATAGTTTTAGCAATAGATCATGGTGGTGCTTTCAATGTGTTGCCAGAGCTAAATAATACAGGAGAAATAATAGAAAAATGTAAAGAAAGTGGCATAGATGCAATATTGACTACCTATGGAATAGTAACAAGTTATCAAAAAGAAATAGGTGATTTAGGCATTATCTTGAGAGCAGATGGTGGAGTTTCACAACTTGCAAAGACTAGAGACAAAAGTGTAGAAGTTCTTTATTCAGTAGAAACTGCTTTAAGAATTGGTGCTGATGGAATGCTTTGTATGGGATTTCCAGGAGCAAGCAACGAAGATACAACATTAAAGGGGTTAGCAAGACTTGTAGCAGAAGCAAATGAATGGAATATGCCTATAGGTGCAGAAATGCTACCAAGAGGATTTGAACCAGCTGAAGATTCAAGAACACCTGAAAATGTTGCTTTTGCTTGTAGATTAGGTGCAGAAATAGGTGCAGATTTTATTAAAACTGATTATACAGGAGATAAGGAATCTTTCAAAAAAGTTGTAGAAGGTTGCTATAAACCTGTATTAGTTCTCGGAGGAAGTAAGGCAAAAGAAGATAGGGATTTATTGCAAATGATTAAGGATTCTATGGATGCAGGAGCAAGAGGTGTTATCATTGGTAGAAATATATGGAGACGTCCTGACCCAGGAAAAGTATGTGCAGCAATAAATGCTATAGTTCATGAAAATGCAGAAGTAGAAGAAGCTTTGAAACTTCTTTAA
- a CDS encoding PTS system mannose/fructose/sorbose family transporter subunit IID, whose amino-acid sequence MPANNEVKEVERKKKLTKKDIRKSWFRWLTFAQSSFNYERMQASGFAHSMCPIIDKLYDTKEEKAQALKRHLTFFNTNPTIGTLTHGITIAMEEEKANGAEISDDAINSIKTGLMGPLAGIGDTLTQGVITPILLAFGVGLGKEGNLMGPILYMVLISVVIIWLSYSLWMKGYKLGRSAVEQILGGGVFNDVIQAAGILGCTVIGALTGKFVNITTPIEIKIGETAVGLQADLFDMVMPGLLPLLLTLWTYKQLEKGKSPVKVMLYIMAIGAVGSILKIF is encoded by the coding sequence TTGCCAGCTAATAATGAAGTGAAAGAAGTTGAAAGAAAAAAGAAATTAACTAAAAAGGATATAAGAAAATCTTGGTTCAGATGGCTAACGTTTGCTCAATCATCATTCAACTACGAAAGAATGCAAGCTAGTGGATTTGCACACTCTATGTGTCCTATAATAGATAAATTATATGATACAAAAGAAGAAAAAGCACAGGCATTAAAAAGACATTTAACTTTTTTCAATACCAATCCTACTATAGGTACTTTGACTCATGGAATAACTATAGCTATGGAAGAAGAAAAAGCAAATGGAGCAGAAATATCTGATGATGCTATCAATTCTATAAAAACAGGTTTAATGGGGCCTTTGGCAGGTATAGGTGATACATTGACCCAAGGGGTTATCACTCCAATATTGCTAGCATTTGGAGTTGGATTGGGTAAAGAAGGAAATTTGATGGGACCTATATTATATATGGTTCTTATTTCAGTTGTGATTATCTGGTTAAGCTACTCTTTATGGATGAAAGGCTATAAATTAGGTAGAAGTGCTGTTGAACAAATACTAGGCGGTGGAGTATTTAATGATGTAATTCAAGCTGCGGGTATTCTTGGCTGTACAGTCATCGGTGCTTTGACTGGTAAATTTGTCAACATAACTACTCCTATAGAAATAAAGATAGGAGAGACAGCAGTAGGGCTACAAGCAGATTTATTTGATATGGTTATGCCAGGCTTATTGCCTTTATTGTTGACTCTTTGGACATATAAACAACTTGAAAAAGGCAAAAGCCCTGTAAAAGTAATGCTTTATATTATGGCTATAGGTGCTGTAGGAAGTATCTTGAAAATATTTTAG
- a CDS encoding PTS mannose/fructose/sorbose/N-acetylgalactosamine transporter subunit IIC — protein sequence MKISVLQAILIGLIYYLGTSTWLFGVGFYTVYRPLVNGFLVGLVLGDPVQGTIIGATVNLMYLGFISAGASLPGDPCLAGTLGTAIAIASGIEAEAALALAVPVGMLGTIIWFAKMTVNAFFLHKSDKYAEEGNVKGVAFMDVVPSQLFLFIVSFFPVFFAALYGPTAIKSLLDFLGQNVLHCLIVIGGMMPALGIAMNLKSIFKGDNKAYYFLGFLLTVYLKLDIVAIGLFGAVFAYIHMRLKKGGNEVAS from the coding sequence GTGAAGATTTCTGTATTACAGGCAATATTGATAGGACTTATATATTATCTAGGAACGTCTACTTGGTTGTTTGGAGTAGGTTTCTACACTGTATATAGGCCTTTGGTTAATGGTTTCTTAGTGGGGCTAGTATTAGGAGATCCAGTACAAGGAACTATAATTGGAGCCACTGTTAACTTGATGTATTTAGGGTTTATTTCAGCGGGTGCATCTTTACCTGGAGATCCTTGTTTAGCAGGTACTTTAGGGACTGCTATAGCTATAGCATCTGGTATTGAAGCTGAAGCGGCTCTTGCATTGGCTGTGCCTGTAGGTATGCTAGGTACTATAATATGGTTTGCAAAAATGACTGTAAATGCGTTCTTCCTTCACAAATCTGACAAATATGCAGAAGAAGGAAATGTAAAAGGAGTTGCATTTATGGATGTGGTTCCATCACAATTGTTTTTATTTATTGTTTCATTTTTCCCAGTATTTTTCGCAGCATTATATGGACCAACTGCTATAAAGTCATTGTTAGATTTTTTAGGACAAAATGTGCTGCATTGCCTAATAGTTATTGGAGGAATGATGCCGGCTCTTGGCATTGCAATGAACTTGAAATCAATATTTAAAGGTGATAATAAGGCATATTACTTCTTAGGATTTTTATTAACTGTTTATTTAAAATTAGATATTGTAGCCATAGGACTTTTTGGAGCAGTATTTGCTTATATTCATATGAGATTAAAGAAAGGGGGAAATGAAGTTGCCAGCTAA
- a CDS encoding PTS system mannose/fructose/N-acetylgalactosamine-transporter subunit IIB, with amino-acid sequence MANIVLTRIDDRLIHGQVMTAWVKHTKATKIIIVDDTVAKDDFMKTVLTMAAPPGITVEVYDVNQASEVLKQPSPENERILILVKVPKTVEGLLNNGVDLKEMIVGGIGAAPGRKRLYKNISISEEERQSLLNIIDKGVEVNIHIVPDDRPQPIEKCLK; translated from the coding sequence ATGGCAAATATTGTACTTACGAGAATTGATGACCGTCTAATACATGGACAAGTAATGACTGCTTGGGTTAAACACACAAAAGCTACAAAAATAATAATTGTAGATGATACAGTTGCAAAGGACGATTTTATGAAAACGGTTCTTACGATGGCAGCACCTCCAGGAATAACAGTTGAAGTTTATGATGTAAATCAAGCATCAGAGGTTCTTAAGCAACCTTCACCAGAAAATGAAAGAATACTAATACTTGTAAAAGTACCAAAGACAGTAGAAGGGTTACTAAACAATGGAGTAGATTTGAAAGAAATGATAGTTGGAGGAATAGGAGCTGCTCCTGGAAGAAAGAGACTTTACAAAAATATATCCATATCTGAAGAAGAAAGACAATCTTTATTAAACATTATTGACAAGGGCGTAGAAGTAAATATTCATATTGTTCCAGATGATCGTCCGCAGCCAATAGAAAAATGTCTCAAATAA
- a CDS encoding PTS sugar transporter subunit IIA yields MVGVLIVTHGKLSVELLKSAELIVGKQEYVNTLTLNYGDNVEDLKKEINKNIKELDDGDGVLVLTDVFGGSPTNATIINMKDLNFRAITGVNLPMLLELFCMRDELDLNDLAEKAFKAGKEGIKDLNEILANAN; encoded by the coding sequence ATGGTAGGAGTGTTAATAGTAACTCATGGGAAATTAAGCGTAGAACTACTTAAAAGTGCTGAGTTGATAGTTGGAAAGCAAGAATATGTAAATACTCTAACTCTCAATTATGGAGACAATGTAGAAGATTTAAAAAAAGAAATAAACAAAAATATAAAAGAGTTGGACGATGGAGATGGAGTATTGGTGCTAACTGATGTGTTTGGAGGTAGTCCTACAAATGCAACCATAATAAATATGAAGGATTTAAACTTTAGGGCCATTACAGGGGTGAACTTACCCATGCTTTTAGAACTTTTCTGTATGAGGGATGAGCTTGATTTAAATGATTTAGCAGAAAAAGCCTTTAAAGCTGGAAAAGAAGGCATTAAAGATTTAAATGAAATATTAGCAAATGCAAATTAG
- a CDS encoding sigma 54-interacting transcriptional regulator: MTRKEIVYETLKRISKDISFEDIEKGFFGFEAMEISDLTKIERANVSRELNNLVKEEKVIKILGRPVYFVDKEILEEITKKKFDEKCVFESFEELGTILNEEKYNEKDKDNDKIGQDPFKKIIGAKGSLELSIKQAKAAILYPPRGLHTLITGPTGVGKTTFAELMYKYALLNGRIKKNAELVIFNCSEYAENPQLILSQLFGHMKGAFTGADKDKAGLIEKADGGIILLDEIHRLSPEGQEMLFLLMDKNKYRRLGETESFRKANVLIIGATTEDIGSTLLRTFLRRIPVVIKLPSLYKRPITERFELIVQFFKDEVGNVKVPIKVYKNVMEALLLYDCQGNIGQLKADIQLLCARGFLEFKTFNKEEIEIDTPLLPDYIYSGLLDIERRRNEIIHLMRFSIEDFYLFTDYDKEKIVSIDNYKISDNLYREITEKYNDYLKNGYSLKEINEIISCEIERYLKNLLKKSNTEKGFPEKEELFKIVSPRIYNAAVMAVDAAEKKLNKKFNDNMVIGLTLHFGALIERLSEGKLNYSEEINQIVLNNPEEFKVARLMMKIVEEELGLSIPLEEVGFLTMFLTALSQGNNSNKRIGCIVLSHGNSTATSMAAVVNELLGTNFCKAVDMPLDARVQDVLEKTTQMVKAVDEGKGVILLVDMGSLTAFSEIITQKTGIETYSIEMVSTPLVLEVVRKCMLPEMTLKKLTKELDIICPYIGRNVIDNMVEELNTEELVIVTVCITGQGSAIKIANLVENNLPTIKDKKIELVPLNMNEVNDGIDKLKENSKKILAIVGSMNPKVEIPFISVDEIVLGKGLEKLNNIIFEEEFNRDNVKSHNYFSEEKIFVEDEENMYIEMLERVLVFLNPIKTYTIIKATFDYIVNKENIPIDDCLKVSYVVHCSCMIERIFLEESLYYKEIDILIEKEVELYNTIKKAMEIIEQSFSIYVPDTEIGYIIDLFNTHKYGMTQIG; the protein is encoded by the coding sequence ATGACACGAAAAGAAATAGTATATGAAACTCTAAAGCGAATTTCAAAAGACATTTCTTTTGAAGATATAGAAAAAGGTTTTTTTGGTTTTGAAGCTATGGAAATTTCCGACCTAACTAAGATAGAAAGGGCAAATGTGAGTAGAGAATTAAACAATTTAGTTAAAGAAGAGAAAGTAATAAAAATATTAGGCAGACCTGTATATTTTGTTGATAAGGAAATATTAGAGGAAATTACAAAAAAGAAATTCGATGAAAAATGTGTATTTGAGTCCTTTGAGGAACTAGGAACAATTCTGAATGAAGAAAAATATAACGAAAAAGATAAAGATAATGACAAAATTGGACAAGATCCTTTTAAAAAGATAATAGGAGCAAAAGGAAGCCTTGAATTATCTATTAAACAAGCAAAGGCTGCTATACTTTATCCGCCAAGAGGACTTCATACTTTAATTACTGGTCCTACGGGTGTAGGTAAAACTACTTTTGCAGAGCTGATGTACAAATATGCTTTACTGAATGGAAGAATAAAGAAGAATGCAGAATTGGTAATATTTAATTGTTCAGAATATGCAGAAAATCCTCAACTTATTTTGTCTCAATTGTTTGGGCATATGAAGGGAGCCTTTACTGGAGCTGATAAAGATAAGGCAGGACTAATAGAAAAAGCAGATGGAGGAATAATTTTATTAGATGAGATACATAGATTGTCACCAGAAGGGCAAGAGATGCTCTTTTTATTGATGGATAAGAACAAGTACAGAAGATTAGGGGAAACGGAAAGTTTCAGGAAAGCAAATGTTTTAATCATAGGAGCTACTACTGAAGATATAGGGTCTACTTTGTTGAGGACATTCTTAAGAAGGATCCCTGTAGTTATAAAATTGCCTTCTTTATATAAGAGACCTATAACGGAGCGTTTTGAATTAATTGTGCAATTTTTCAAGGATGAAGTAGGTAATGTAAAGGTGCCAATAAAAGTATATAAAAATGTGATGGAAGCTCTTTTGCTTTATGATTGTCAAGGAAATATAGGACAATTAAAAGCTGATATTCAGCTTTTATGTGCCAGAGGCTTTCTAGAATTTAAGACTTTCAATAAAGAAGAGATAGAAATTGATACACCACTTCTTCCAGATTATATATATAGTGGCCTTTTAGATATTGAAAGAAGGAGAAATGAAATAATTCATTTGATGAGATTTAGTATAGAGGACTTTTATTTATTTACTGATTATGATAAAGAAAAAATTGTATCCATAGATAATTATAAGATATCCGATAATCTTTACCGAGAAATAACAGAAAAATATAATGATTATTTAAAAAATGGCTATTCTCTTAAAGAGATAAACGAAATAATAAGTTGCGAAATAGAGCGATATTTAAAAAACTTGCTAAAAAAATCCAACACAGAAAAAGGTTTTCCGGAAAAAGAAGAACTGTTTAAAATAGTGAGTCCTAGAATTTATAATGCTGCTGTAATGGCTGTAGATGCTGCAGAAAAAAAGTTAAATAAGAAGTTTAATGACAATATGGTGATAGGATTAACACTTCATTTTGGTGCCCTAATAGAAAGACTTAGTGAAGGAAAATTAAATTATAGTGAAGAAATAAATCAAATAGTATTAAATAATCCAGAAGAATTTAAGGTAGCAAGGCTGATGATGAAGATAGTGGAGGAAGAATTGGGTTTATCTATACCTTTAGAAGAGGTTGGTTTTTTAACTATGTTCTTAACTGCTCTTTCTCAAGGAAATAACAGCAATAAAAGAATTGGGTGTATAGTGCTATCTCATGGGAATAGTACTGCAACCAGTATGGCGGCTGTGGTTAATGAACTCTTAGGAACAAATTTTTGTAAAGCAGTAGATATGCCTTTAGATGCAAGAGTACAAGATGTACTAGAAAAAACTACTCAAATGGTTAAAGCAGTAGATGAAGGGAAAGGGGTAATATTGCTTGTGGATATGGGAAGCTTGACTGCTTTTTCAGAAATAATAACCCAAAAAACTGGGATAGAAACTTACTCTATTGAGATGGTTTCTACACCTTTAGTTCTTGAAGTTGTGAGAAAGTGCATGCTTCCTGAAATGACATTGAAAAAGTTGACTAAAGAACTAGATATAATATGCCCTTATATAGGAAGAAATGTAATAGATAATATGGTAGAAGAGTTAAATACAGAAGAATTAGTAATTGTGACAGTTTGTATAACAGGGCAAGGTTCAGCTATTAAGATAGCTAATCTAGTAGAAAATAATCTTCCTACAATCAAAGATAAAAAAATAGAACTAGTGCCTTTAAATATGAATGAAGTCAATGATGGAATAGATAAACTTAAAGAGAATTCGAAAAAAATATTGGCTATAGTAGGTTCAATGAATCCTAAAGTAGAAATTCCTTTTATATCAGTAGATGAAATTGTTTTAGGCAAGGGATTGGAAAAACTAAATAATATAATATTTGAAGAAGAATTTAATAGAGATAATGTTAAAAGTCATAATTATTTTAGTGAAGAAAAAATATTCGTTGAAGACGAAGAAAATATGTACATAGAGATGTTGGAAAGAGTATTGGTATTTTTAAATCCTATAAAAACCTATACTATAATTAAGGCAACTTTTGATTATATAGTCAATAAGGAAAACATTCCAATTGATGATTGTCTTAAGGTAAGTTATGTTGTTCATTGTAGTTGCATGATAGAGAGGATTTTTTTAGAAGAATCTTTGTATTATAAGGAAATTGATATTTTGATTGAGAAAGAAGTAGAACTTTATAATACTATAAAAAAAGCTATGGAGATAATAGAACAATCTTTTAGCATATATGTACCTGACACAGAAATAGGATATATAATAGATTTATTTAACACACATAAATATGGAATGACACAGATAGGTTGA
- a CDS encoding glutaredoxin family protein, with protein sequence MADVVIYSTNTCPHCVAAKEYFAQKGISYTEKNVQTDMQARKELMSMGHMGVPVIFVDGEEVVGFDRDRLEQLLNK encoded by the coding sequence ATGGCAGATGTTGTTATATATTCAACAAATACATGTCCACATTGCGTGGCAGCAAAGGAATATTTTGCTCAAAAGGGTATAAGTTATACTGAAAAAAATGTTCAAACCGATATGCAAGCTAGAAAAGAACTAATGAGTATGGGGCATATGGGAGTACCGGTAATATTTGTAGATGGTGAAGAAGTAGTTGGATTTGACAGAGATAGACTAGAACAATTACTTAACAAATAA
- a CDS encoding glutaredoxin family protein, protein MRDVTIYTTDTCPYCIKAKKYLSEKGIEYNEKNVHKDFQAKQELLAMGYRTVPVIVINKREIVGFDKQKIDRALG, encoded by the coding sequence ATGAGAGATGTAACAATATATACTACAGATACTTGTCCTTATTGCATAAAGGCTAAAAAATACCTTTCAGAAAAGGGCATAGAGTACAATGAAAAAAATGTGCACAAAGATTTTCAAGCAAAACAAGAGTTACTAGCCATGGGATATCGTACCGTTCCTGTAATAGTAATAAATAAGCGGGAGATAGTTGGCTTTGACAAGCAAAAAATAGATAGAGCTCTTGGATGA
- a CDS encoding late competence development ComFB family protein, whose protein sequence is MIKNYMEIIVSEVLDEVIKNYDICKCEDCIDDIKSIALNNLSPVYFLASDDEGEKKAFLLDRQRRISVLAKVAEAAEIVINNDHNKNKNEG, encoded by the coding sequence ATGATAAAAAACTATATGGAGATAATAGTTTCTGAAGTATTGGATGAAGTAATTAAAAATTATGATATTTGCAAATGTGAAGACTGCATAGATGATATAAAATCTATTGCCCTTAATAATTTATCGCCGGTATATTTTCTCGCTTCTGATGATGAAGGCGAAAAAAAAGCTTTTTTATTAGATAGGCAAAGAAGAATATCAGTTTTAGCTAAAGTAGCAGAAGCAGCAGAAATAGTCATAAATAATGATCATAACAAAAATAAAAATGAGGGCTAA
- a CDS encoding ArsR/SmtB family transcription factor: protein MKKTNEEKEICDVSAIDVDSFNEIKSSLLEEEKITRLSETFKALSDPTRLNIIYVLSKTPLCVCDIAQLLDMTQSAISHHLRILRNLKLVKFRKEGKMVIYSLDDDHVLELFNQGLDHVKHQ, encoded by the coding sequence TTGAAAAAAACCAATGAAGAAAAAGAAATATGTGATGTTAGTGCTATAGATGTGGATAGTTTCAATGAAATCAAATCAAGTTTACTAGAGGAAGAAAAAATAACTCGGCTTTCAGAGACATTTAAGGCCTTGTCCGACCCTACAAGGCTTAATATAATATATGTACTTTCTAAAACACCATTGTGTGTATGTGATATAGCTCAACTTTTGGACATGACTCAATCAGCTATATCTCATCATTTAAGAATACTCAGAAATTTAAAATTGGTGAAATTCAGAAAAGAAGGGAAAATGGTCATCTATTCTCTTGATGATGATCATGTATTGGAATTGTTCAATCAAGGATTAGATCATGTCAAGCATCAATAA